TACTGATTGATCGATTGATGCAAACCGTGCTGAGATTTGAAGATAATCCGATCTCCTCTATTCTTCAAAGCCTGAATCGAACGCTTGTCGTCGCCGGAAACGAAGAGCGAGAAGAAATAAATGAGGAACGAGAAAGGATTAACGGAGCGCATCCGCCATTTCAGAGCTCCGAGGATCAACATCTCCTTACTCTCGATCCTTGCGGAATTGAAGATCAAACCTCCATCATCATCCTGCAATTCAACGCGAGGAAGGTGTAAATCAAAAATGCTGATGAATTGAAAACTGATTAATCGCAAAATTACCGCGAGATCGGAGACTGAGAGCTCCATTGATATGGCATCCGCagcagaggaagaagaagcagaGCGCGGAGACTAAACACACGGCTTCGAAGGCGGAGATGAATTTGAAAAGGACGGCATCTATAAACTAGAGGTGCAGATTGAACCTCTTCTTCTACCGCAATGCGGCGGAGCTCTTCAACTTCCACGGCCACGAACTGCTACCGTCACCGCTGCCGGAGGAGGTGCTTCTCCCGCTCTCGCTCCGGCTGCTGCTACTGCTGCTGAGGTCGGCGATTGAGACGGTCTGGAGCTCATCGGAGGCGTCGAGGTAGGATAGGGTGGCGTTGAGGAGCTTGCCGCCGGCAGAGATTGTGGCGGAGATTTTTGGGGCGGCGGAGAAGCAGATGGGTTGGGATGGAAAACAACTGCAGGGATTTGGGAAAAAGAGAACAGCGGAAGTACATAatttaaacatgaaattaccattctgccattccataattaattaatctgaaaatattttctatgtaGCAAattctggaccactcatttaataaaaatgagtggctgatattacatctcatttctcaattagcctaaaaaatctcaattgatcacaacccAATATATaggtgtatatatataacacTTACCAACTTTTGAGCTTTTGCTGCAACTGAAGTTGAGCCTCTGTAAGTAAGAGTAATTCTTACTGTATCCGGTTCCGGGACCATCTGGCTCAGAAAGTCTGGCCTTTTTTGTAAGTATCGACTTTTCTATCACATCGGGATCCTTCCAATGCTCTAGCAATCCTTTCCACGTCACTTCTGACACGTAACTCGGTCTTGCTTTATTAGGAGCGTTAAACTTTTTTAAGCGGGTAATAAAGGACGAAAATCTGATTGCAGCTTTTCGTTTTCCAAAGGACCCACACCTCCTGCTCCCATGAATCAAGCCagaaatatgatttttgtagaaagatgaaatattaatatatattcctAGGCAATATCCAAAAGTCAATAAAgcaattcaaaattagaacACAAGAGAGAAAATACAGAGATGTGTAAAATGTTCTGCagatgaaatttaaaaacaagtactccctccgtcccacttaaaatgcaacatttgggaatcggcacgggattttatgtagtgttgttttgtgagttaaagaagagagaggaaagtaagagagatgaaaaagtagagatagagttgtttccattttaggaaacgtttcatttttaatgggacagttacaaaaggaaaacgtttcatttttaatgggacagaaggaatatttaatcaaactgtACAAATCTATGTACCTTAACAAAGGTTTACATAGTGATGATTTAACCTTTTACAATGTCAAGGTTCATCATACTGCAAATACTATTACATTTGCTATATTTGGAAGTAAACCATGTTAGTAACATaaacaaatcaattaaaatactccAACCATCCaaaaatagtatatgaaaGTCAAATCTAAGGCCTAAACAAACCGCACATATATGCACATTCTATGAATGCAAATGCTGtaaaaattgtactccataTTCTCACACACCACTCATTATatcaaatccaaataatcaccaaattcaaatcatGGATTCTTGATTTATGAATCTGcttgattaattttgattcaCATTTGTTTAATGGGTTTAAACTATAGTATAACAATCTGAGCTATATGAATATGTATAAAAGAATCGGAGAATGTGAGAATCACAAGCAATCAAACTAATACTTACTCGAAACTCCTCAAAGTAACCCTTCTTAACGTCATCTGGGGTTTTAGCACATGTAAAACCCGTTGGATTTCGGATTTGGTGAAATGATGAGGTAATTTTACTTGCCATCTGCCAATGGGCCAATAATTTcctacaatattttaatattagttaatatataataacaagaatcttaattaataatcaataacCAATATAACAAACCCAGAGTGGGAATccctttcaatttttatcatCCTATCAGGCACTACATGGTCATCATCTTCCATGAAATTGACATTCTCGTGGATGTTTCGTTCGGTTGATCTCATTTGAGAGGACTCG
The genomic region above belongs to Salvia hispanica cultivar TCC Black 2014 chromosome 3, UniMelb_Shisp_WGS_1.0, whole genome shotgun sequence and contains:
- the LOC125212150 gene encoding uncharacterized protein LOC125212150, with the translated sequence MTLRRVTLRSFERCGSFGKRKAAIRFSSFITRLKKFNAPNKARPSYVSEVTWKGLLEHWKDPDVIEKSILTKKARLSEPDGPGTGYSKNYSYLQRLNFSCSKSSKVVVFHPNPSASPPPQKSPPQSLPAASSSTPPYPTSTPPMSSRPSQSPTSAAVAAAGARAGEAPPPAAVTVAVRGRGS